One region of Populus trichocarpa isolate Nisqually-1 chromosome 4, P.trichocarpa_v4.1, whole genome shotgun sequence genomic DNA includes:
- the LOC18097752 gene encoding protein DYAD isoform X1, giving the protein MCFLMSQSDKGSSELHESCGRGDESTKKGACLLEIKRTGMIQWGVSRHIEFIDSPGENNPQFPPAIVEHGQKNPQPPSASVKHGKKNTQLPSAVVKHGKNNPQFPSAIVKEDLKVGEDGIESFVLPEAKKRKCHALSERREAQAVRRSKAKKTSLVYKSKQIKRENSISIKKENVKDRWSVDRYNLAEKSMLDVMKAEGAVFENPISRSALRTVARKHIGDTGLLDHLLKHIDGKVAPGGTERFRRCYNTQGIMEYWLESADLVKIKQEAGVPDPNYIPPSWYRPGSVSQDSVSAKELTLLRDEVAKMRRDMEELVSKNQEQHQANQIGFLSFQQDIYKEFVEWRGKIDQRLMGISSSLGGLQSMYKDVMTWKSKTEQQLKEISNSLSSMQASKQCTALNPVSERWEDWLESTNLDNIQGEDFAPWLENTDLVNFKQNASPQEQEPYNAIQPWLKHSDNPSQEPVCAGELELLKEEMAKMKRDVQELVPKRMEEDQANMTPDSSATANSKSELDNSFSFFQEMYKDLGNWRVKMEQQMLEISNAVNTLQASKQCIT; this is encoded by the exons ATGTGCTTTTTGATGTCGCAGTCAGACAAAG GCTCTTCAGAATTGCATGAAAGTTGTGGCAGGGGAGATGAAAGTACGAAGAAAGGGGCGTGTTTGTTGGAGATAAAACGCACTGGAATGATACAATGGGGAGTCAGCAGGCATATTGAGTTCATTGACAGTCCTGGGGAAAATAACCCTCAATTTCCGCCTGCCATTGTTGAGCATGGACAGAAGAACCCTCAACCTCCATCTGCCAGTGTTAAGCATGGAAAGAAGAACACTCAACTTCCATCTGCCGTTGTAAAGCACGGGAAGAATAACCCTCAATTTCCATctgccattgtcaaagaagatTTGAAAGTTGGCGAAGATGGTATTGAGTCTTTTGTGTTGCCAGAAGCTAAGAAAAGGAAGTGTCATGCCCTCAGCGAACGCAGAGAAGCACAAGCTGTGAGACGTTCTAAGGCAAAGAAAACTAGTCTTGTTTATAAGAGTAAGCAAATCAAGCGTGAGAATTCCATTTCCATAAAAAAGGAGAATGTCAAGGATAGATGGTCAGTAGACAG GTATAATCTGGCAGAGAAAAGTATGTTGGATGTCATGAAGGCTGAAGGGGCAGTGTTCGAGAATCCCATTTCCCGGTCAGCACTGAGAACCGTAGCTCGTAAACACATTGGTGACACTGGACTCTTAGACCACCTACTGAAGCACATTGATGGTAAAGTGGCCCCAGGTGGCACCGAGCGGTTTCGTCGGTGTTACAACACCCAAGGGATAATGGAGTATTGGCTGGAGAGTgctgacctggttaaaattaagCAGGAGGCTGGGGTGCCAGATCCAAACTATATTCCCCCATCTTGGTATAGGCCTGGTAGTGTTTCACAAGACTCTGTTTCTGCTAAAGAACTGACTTTGCTTAGAGATGAAGTAGCAAAAATGAGGAG GGATATGGAGGAGCTGGTATCCAAGAATCAAGAGCAGCACCAAGCTAACCAAATTGGG TTTCTGTCCTTTCAACAGGATATTTACAAGGAATTTGTGGAATGGAGAGGTAAGATAGACCAGCGCCTAATGGGGATTTCAAGTTCTTTGGGTGGTTTGCAG AGCATGTATAAGGATGTGATGACATGGAAGTCCAAGACTGAACAACAACTCAAGGAAATCTCAAATTCACTGAGCAGCATGCAGGCATCAAAGCAATGTACTGCCCTCAATCCAGTTTCTGAAAGATGGGAGGACTGGTTGGAGAGCACCAACTTGGATAATATTCAAGGGGAAGACTTTGCACCTTGGTTAGAGAACACAGATTTGGTTAATTTTAAGCAGAATGCCTCACCGCAGGAACAAGAACCCTACAACGCTATTCAACCTTGGTTGAAACACTCTGATAACCCCTCTCAGGAGCCTGTTTGTGCTGGAGAGCTGGAGCTGCTCAAGGAAGAAATGGCCAAAATGAAGag AGATGTGCAGGAGTTGGTACCCAAGAGGATGGAGGAAGATCAAGCTAATATGACCCCAGATTCATCTGCCACGGCCAATTCCAAGTCAGAACTTGACAATTCATTTTCATTCTTTCAG GAGATGTACAAAGACTTGGGAAATTGGAGAGTGAAGATGGAACAACAGATGCTGGAGATTTCCAATGCTGTTAATACTTTACAGGCATCAAAGCAATGCATCACCTGA
- the LOC18097749 gene encoding BURP domain protein RD22: MSPAISGAPFLIFFLTLSLHISFSTAVRLPTKVPSFLPGDNSPPTEKYWFSRLPNTPLPKALRDTLQPGYYPSVIRDFANGEKSSVDAREKYGKHYGEDSHKKTAKSALPDSTIFYLYNDLHPGKKMKLLFTNSGTKVSFLPRRVAESIPFSSDKFPEILKYFSLQVNSEEAEIISDEIGYCESPNMEGEEKYCATSLESLIDFNVARLGQNVQVLSTEPGKKQEYTVSAKAEMRGEHKAAVCHKIRYPYAVHYCHVIEGTEVYVVPLIAADGAEVKAVTVCHLNTSAWSPDHMAFEVLKIKPGPAVCHFLATDTLIWVPKMDQDMTP, translated from the coding sequence ATGTCTCCAGCCATTTCTGGTGCACCATTCCTGATCTTCTTTCTAACTCTCTCCCTCCACATTTCCTTCTCCACTGCTGTCCGTTTACCAACCAAAGTGCCCAGCTTCCTCCCGGGCGATAATTCTCCACCCACTGAGAAGTATTGGTTCTCAAGGTTGCCCAACACTCCATTGCCAAAAGCCCTTCGAGATACTCTACAACCTGGTTATTATCCTTCCGTGATCAGAGATTTCGCTAATGGCGAAAAAAGTAGCGTTGATGCTCGTGAAAAATATGGAAAACACTATGGAGAAGATAGCCATAAAAAAACCGCAAAATCTGCTCTCCCCGACTCAACAATATTCTACTTGTACAACGATCTCCATCCAggtaaaaagatgaaattgctTTTTACTAACAGTGGAACCAAGGTTAGTTTCTTGCCTCGTCGAGTCGCAGAGTCTATACCATTTTCAAGTGACAAATTTCCGGAGATTTTGAAGTACTTTTCTCTACAAGTCAACTCAGAAGAGGCTGAGATTATCAGTGATGAAATAGGATACTGCGAGAGCCCGAACatggaaggagaagaaaaatattgtgcTACATCTCTAGAgtcattaattgattttaatgttgCGAGGCTTGGCCAAAATGTTCAGGTACTCTCAACTGAACCAGGCAAGAAGCAAGAGTATACTGTTTCGGCAAAAGCGGAAATGAGGGGAGAACATAAAGCAGCGGTGTGTCATAAGATCAGATATCCTTATGCAGTACATTATTGCCATGTAATCGAAGGCACAGAGGTTTATGTGGTTCCATTAATCGCTGCTGATGGCGCAGAAGTGAAAGCGGTAACCGTATGCCACCTGAACACATCAGCTTGGAGTCCTGACCATATGGCCTTTGAAGTTCTCAAAATTAAACCAGGACCGGCTGTTTGTCACTTTCTGGCTACTGATACTCTTATTTGGGTTCCAAAAATGGATCAAGACATGACTCCATGA
- the LOC18097752 gene encoding protein DYAD isoform X2, which produces MCFLMSQSDKGSSELHESCGRGDESTKKGACLLEIKRTGMIQWGVSRHIEFIDSPGENNPQFPPAIVEHGQKNPQPPSASVKHGKKNTQLPSAVVKHGKNNPQFPSAIVKEDLKVGEDGIESFVLPEAKKRKCHALSERREAQAVRRSKAKKTSLVYKSKQIKRENSISIKKENVKDRWSVDRYNLAEKSMLDVMKAEGAVFENPISRSALRTVARKHIGDTGLLDHLLKHIDGKVAPGGTERFRRCYNTQGIMEYWLESADLVKIKQEAGVPDPNYIPPSWYRPGSVSQDSVSAKELTLLRDEVAKMRRDMEELVSKNQEQHQANQIGDIYKEFVEWRGKIDQRLMGISSSLGGLQSMYKDVMTWKSKTEQQLKEISNSLSSMQASKQCTALNPVSERWEDWLESTNLDNIQGEDFAPWLENTDLVNFKQNASPQEQEPYNAIQPWLKHSDNPSQEPVCAGELELLKEEMAKMKRDVQELVPKRMEEDQANMTPDSSATANSKSELDNSFSFFQEMYKDLGNWRVKMEQQMLEISNAVNTLQASKQCIT; this is translated from the exons ATGTGCTTTTTGATGTCGCAGTCAGACAAAG GCTCTTCAGAATTGCATGAAAGTTGTGGCAGGGGAGATGAAAGTACGAAGAAAGGGGCGTGTTTGTTGGAGATAAAACGCACTGGAATGATACAATGGGGAGTCAGCAGGCATATTGAGTTCATTGACAGTCCTGGGGAAAATAACCCTCAATTTCCGCCTGCCATTGTTGAGCATGGACAGAAGAACCCTCAACCTCCATCTGCCAGTGTTAAGCATGGAAAGAAGAACACTCAACTTCCATCTGCCGTTGTAAAGCACGGGAAGAATAACCCTCAATTTCCATctgccattgtcaaagaagatTTGAAAGTTGGCGAAGATGGTATTGAGTCTTTTGTGTTGCCAGAAGCTAAGAAAAGGAAGTGTCATGCCCTCAGCGAACGCAGAGAAGCACAAGCTGTGAGACGTTCTAAGGCAAAGAAAACTAGTCTTGTTTATAAGAGTAAGCAAATCAAGCGTGAGAATTCCATTTCCATAAAAAAGGAGAATGTCAAGGATAGATGGTCAGTAGACAG GTATAATCTGGCAGAGAAAAGTATGTTGGATGTCATGAAGGCTGAAGGGGCAGTGTTCGAGAATCCCATTTCCCGGTCAGCACTGAGAACCGTAGCTCGTAAACACATTGGTGACACTGGACTCTTAGACCACCTACTGAAGCACATTGATGGTAAAGTGGCCCCAGGTGGCACCGAGCGGTTTCGTCGGTGTTACAACACCCAAGGGATAATGGAGTATTGGCTGGAGAGTgctgacctggttaaaattaagCAGGAGGCTGGGGTGCCAGATCCAAACTATATTCCCCCATCTTGGTATAGGCCTGGTAGTGTTTCACAAGACTCTGTTTCTGCTAAAGAACTGACTTTGCTTAGAGATGAAGTAGCAAAAATGAGGAG GGATATGGAGGAGCTGGTATCCAAGAATCAAGAGCAGCACCAAGCTAACCAAATTGGG GATATTTACAAGGAATTTGTGGAATGGAGAGGTAAGATAGACCAGCGCCTAATGGGGATTTCAAGTTCTTTGGGTGGTTTGCAG AGCATGTATAAGGATGTGATGACATGGAAGTCCAAGACTGAACAACAACTCAAGGAAATCTCAAATTCACTGAGCAGCATGCAGGCATCAAAGCAATGTACTGCCCTCAATCCAGTTTCTGAAAGATGGGAGGACTGGTTGGAGAGCACCAACTTGGATAATATTCAAGGGGAAGACTTTGCACCTTGGTTAGAGAACACAGATTTGGTTAATTTTAAGCAGAATGCCTCACCGCAGGAACAAGAACCCTACAACGCTATTCAACCTTGGTTGAAACACTCTGATAACCCCTCTCAGGAGCCTGTTTGTGCTGGAGAGCTGGAGCTGCTCAAGGAAGAAATGGCCAAAATGAAGag AGATGTGCAGGAGTTGGTACCCAAGAGGATGGAGGAAGATCAAGCTAATATGACCCCAGATTCATCTGCCACGGCCAATTCCAAGTCAGAACTTGACAATTCATTTTCATTCTTTCAG GAGATGTACAAAGACTTGGGAAATTGGAGAGTGAAGATGGAACAACAGATGCTGGAGATTTCCAATGCTGTTAATACTTTACAGGCATCAAAGCAATGCATCACCTGA